One genomic segment of Tursiops truncatus isolate mTurTru1 chromosome 11, mTurTru1.mat.Y, whole genome shotgun sequence includes these proteins:
- the LOC101316459 gene encoding tubulin alpha-1C chain-like has translation MRECISIHVGQAGVQIGNACWELYCLEHGIQPNGQMPSDKTIGGGDDSFNTFFSETGAGKHVPRAVFVDLEPTVIDEVRTGTYRQLFHPEQLITGKEDAANNYARGHYTIGKEVIDLVLDRVRKLADQCTGLQGFLVFRSFGGGTGSGFTSLLMERLSVDYGKKSKLEFSVYPAPQISTAVVEPYNSILTTHTTLEHSDCAFMVDNEAIYDICRRNLDIERPSYTNLNRLMSQIVSSITASLRFDGALNVDLTEFQTNLVPYPRIHFPLATYAPVISAEKAYHEQLSVAEITNACFEPANQMVKCDPRHGKYMACCLLYRGDVVPKDVNAAIATIKTKRSIQFVDWCPTGFKVGINYQPPTVVPGGDLAKVQRAVCMLSNTTAIAEAWARLDHKFDLMYAKRAFVHWYVGEGMEEGEFSEAREDMAALEKDYEEVGADSVEGEEEDEEY, from the exons ATG CGTGAGTGCATCTCCATCCACGTTGGCCAGGCTGGTGTCCAGATCGGCAATGCCTGCTGGGAGCTCTACTGCCTGGAACACGGCATCCAGCCTAATGGCCAGATGCCAAGTGACAAGACTATTGGGGGAGGAGATGACTCCTTCAACACCTTCTTCAGTGAGACAGGCGCTGGCAAACATGTGCCCAGGGCAGTGTTTGTAGACCTGGAACCCACGGTCATTG atgaAGTTCGCACTGGCACCTACCGCCAGCTCTTCCACCCCGAGCAGCTCATCACAGGCAAGGAAGATGCTGCCAATAACTATGCCCGAGGTCACTACACCATTGGCAAGGAGGTCATTGACCTCGTCTTGGACCGAGTTCGGAAACTG GCTGACCAGTGCACAGGCCTTCAGGGCTTCTTGGTTTTCCGCAGCTTTGGTGGGGGAACTGGTTCTGGGTTCACCTCCCTGCTGATGGAACGTCTCTCTGTCGATTATGGCAAGAAGTCCAAGCTGGAGTTCTCCGTTTACCCAGCCCCTCAGATTTCCACAGCTGTAGTTGAGCCCTACAACTCCATCCTCACCACCCACACCACCCTGGAGCACTCTGATTGTGCCTTCATGGTAGACAACGAGGCCATCTATGACATCTGTCGTAGAAACCTCGACATTGAGCGCCCATCATACACGAATCTTAACCGCCTTATGAGCCAGATTGTGTCCTCCATCACCGCTTCCCTGCGATTTGATGGAGCCCTGAATGTTGATCTGACAGAATTCCAGACCAACCTGGTGCCCTATCCCCGCATCCACTTCCCTCTGGCCACATACGCCCCTGTCATCTCTGCTGAGAAAGCCTACCATGAACAGCTTTCTGTAGCAGAGATCACCAATGCTTGCTTTGAGCCAGCCAACCAGATGGTGAAATGCGACCCTCGCCATGGTAAATACATGGCTTGCTGCCTGTTGTACCGTGGCGATGTGGTTCCCAAAGATGTCAATGCTGCCATTGCCACCATCAAGACCAAGCGCAGCATCCAGTTTGTGGACTGGTGCCCCACTGGCTTCAAGGTTGGCATTAATTACCAGCCTCCCACTGTGGTACCTGGTGGAGACCTGGCCAAAGTACAGCGAGCTGTGTGCATGCTGAGCAACACCACAGCCATCGCTGAGGCCTGGGCTCGCCTGGACCACAAGTTTGACCTGATGTATGCCAAGCGTGCCTTTGTTCACTGGTACGTGGGTGAGGGCATGGAGGAAGGAGAGTTTTCTGAGGCCCGTGAGGACATGGCTGCCCTTGAGAAGGATTATGAGGAGGTTGGAGCTGATAGTgttgagggagaagaggaggatgaAGAATATTAA